Proteins encoded together in one Fusobacterium varium window:
- a CDS encoding site-specific integrase — translation MDFVEKFFNDARENQRFSDSTLDMYSRDINEFKEFLGEKDILEVNNEIILNYIESLKISYSDRSIYRKVSTLKTFYKYLLQNRIIESLPIQDIQLPKLQKFVPKELELYELNMILEKCGDSFEGIRDSLIIKLIYETGLQINDILNLTRDSLKRYEFKSVVVNRGKNLFSETIPQELGDRLKEFVHIVEEVFPESERVFPELSRQNFRARFIAYGKKAGIDHEVSPNMIKKANSQYRESEEGRETLLEKIKKVYLEIGIGDD, via the coding sequence ATTGATTTTGTAGAGAAATTTTTCAATGATGCTAGAGAAAATCAGAGATTTTCAGATAGTACCTTAGATATGTACAGTAGAGATATCAATGAGTTTAAAGAGTTTTTAGGAGAGAAGGATATTTTAGAAGTAAATAATGAGATTATCTTAAACTATATTGAAAGTTTAAAAATTAGCTATAGTGATAGATCAATATATAGAAAAGTGAGTACATTAAAAACTTTCTATAAATATCTTCTTCAAAACAGGATAATAGAATCTCTACCAATTCAAGATATTCAACTTCCAAAACTGCAAAAATTTGTTCCTAAAGAGCTGGAACTTTATGAGTTAAATATGATATTGGAGAAATGTGGAGATAGTTTTGAGGGAATAAGAGATAGTTTAATAATAAAATTGATTTATGAAACAGGGTTACAAATAAATGATATCTTAAATTTAACAAGGGATAGTTTAAAAAGATATGAGTTTAAAAGTGTAGTTGTGAATAGAGGAAAGAATCTATTTTCAGAAACAATACCTCAAGAGTTAGGAGATAGATTAAAAGAGTTTGTACATATAGTAGAGGAGGTTTTTCCAGAGAGTGAAAGAGTTTTTCCAGAGCTATCAAGGCAAAATTTTAGAGCAAGATTTATAGCCTATGGAAAAAAGGCAGGTATAGATCATGAAGTTTCTCCAAATATGATAAAAAAAGCTAATTCTCAATATAGAGAGAGTGAAGAAGGTAGAGAAACATTGTTGGAAAAGATAAAAAAAGTATATTTAGAAATAGGAATAGGAGATGATTAA